In the genome of Qipengyuania seohaensis, one region contains:
- a CDS encoding cytochrome b, with protein MATTNAKRYSLVAMLFHWVIAIAVIVNWRLAEAAEHAGDAEKAAIFANHKALGITILVLSLGRLAWRMTHPAPALDGVATWERILARTTHVVFYVMLIGLPIGGWLGSSYFGSGVDVFGIFTLPALPVGKDPDAGMAIFDLHATGGSVMIYLIGLHILGALKHTFFDKNGGIFRMLPFGKVPG; from the coding sequence ATGGCCACCACAAATGCCAAGCGTTATTCGCTGGTCGCAATGCTCTTTCACTGGGTCATCGCGATAGCGGTCATCGTGAACTGGAGGCTGGCGGAAGCGGCCGAGCATGCGGGCGACGCGGAGAAAGCTGCGATCTTTGCGAACCACAAGGCTCTGGGAATAACGATCCTGGTCCTGAGCCTGGGGCGGCTGGCCTGGCGAATGACGCATCCCGCCCCGGCCCTCGACGGCGTAGCGACATGGGAACGTATCCTGGCCCGAACCACGCATGTCGTTTTTTACGTCATGCTGATTGGCCTGCCGATCGGCGGCTGGCTTGGCAGTTCCTATTTCGGGAGCGGCGTGGATGTCTTCGGGATTTTCACGCTGCCAGCTCTGCCGGTCGGAAAAGACCCGGATGCAGGTATGGCGATCTTCGACCTCCACGCAACGGGCGGATCTGTGATGATCTACCTCATCGGATTGCACATTCTGGGCGCTCTGAAACACACGTTCTTCGACAAGAACGGAGGCATCTTCAGGATGCTTCCCTTCGGCAAGGTGCCCGGCTGA
- a CDS encoding prolyl hydroxylase family protein, with translation MTKTATIPDQDALKRVGAKVRQRLEADPEIYKVPTDKAEIFAVPNFLSAEECRRFITMIDVVARPSELHETAYIEKFRTSYSGNFDPRDPFVKGISRRIDDLLGMNSVTGEAIQGQRYLPGQEFKPHNDWFYTDQEYWKLERKRGGQRCWTAMAFLNKVEEGGHTHFTEVGASIEPKPGVLLVWNNATPEGEPNEGTMHAGTPVIKGAKYVLTKWYRTRKHA, from the coding sequence ATGACAAAGACAGCGACGATACCCGACCAGGATGCCCTTAAGCGCGTTGGCGCGAAGGTTCGCCAGCGCCTCGAGGCGGATCCGGAAATCTACAAGGTCCCCACCGACAAGGCCGAGATTTTCGCGGTGCCGAATTTCCTGTCTGCCGAGGAATGCCGCCGCTTCATCACCATGATCGACGTTGTCGCGAGGCCGAGCGAACTTCACGAGACTGCGTATATCGAGAAATTCCGAACATCGTATTCCGGCAATTTCGACCCGCGCGACCCGTTCGTCAAAGGGATCTCACGCCGCATCGACGACCTCCTCGGCATGAATTCCGTGACCGGAGAGGCGATCCAGGGCCAGCGCTACCTGCCGGGCCAGGAATTCAAGCCGCATAACGACTGGTTCTATACCGACCAGGAATACTGGAAACTGGAACGCAAGCGCGGCGGACAGCGGTGCTGGACCGCCATGGCCTTTCTCAACAAAGTCGAAGAAGGTGGGCACACCCACTTCACCGAAGTCGGTGCATCGATCGAACCCAAGCCCGGCGTTCTTCTGGTGTGGAACAACGCCACCCCCGAGGGCGAACCCAACGAGGGCACGATGCACGCCGGAACCCCGGTTATCAAAGGTGCCAAATACGTGCTGACCAAGTGGTACCGCACACGCAAGCACGCCTGA
- a CDS encoding lysine--tRNA ligase — translation MSMNDLITAARVSKAWPFQEAQRLLKRYPDGTKPDGSPVLFETGYGPSGLPHIGTFQEVLRTTLVRRAFEAMIGAKPEDGKTRLVAFSDDMDGLRKVPDNVPNQALLEANLHLPLSRVPDPFEKGHESFAAHNNAKLREFLDRFGFQYEFVAANDMYNSGRFDDALRQVLRKNQAILDIMLPTLREERRQTYSPVLPISPSTGRVLQVPVEVVDAEAGTIRFADEDGSVVEQSALGGMSKLQWKVDWAMRWFALGVDYEMYGKDLTDSGVQSGRIVKVLGGRKPEGLIYEMFLDQNGEKISKSKGNGLSIEEWLQYGSEESLGFYIFPNPKSAKQLHVGVIPRAVDDYWQFRERLAEQELDKQLGNPVWHLARANGGFEGSEAPGAGDSLPVTYGLLLNLASVLGAEASEESLRDYLASYIGAERITPELDVLIGTAVAYTRDYIVPTLSKRAPATNEAEALRALDAYLADAPADASAEDLQTQVYEIGKREEYGFENLRDWFKALYQTLLGSDQGPRMGSFIALYGIENSRKLIAEALARG, via the coding sequence ATGAGCATGAACGATCTGATCACCGCCGCACGTGTATCCAAGGCCTGGCCGTTCCAGGAGGCGCAGCGGCTGCTCAAACGCTATCCCGACGGCACCAAGCCCGATGGCAGCCCCGTGCTCTTCGAGACAGGCTACGGCCCCAGCGGCCTGCCGCATATCGGCACCTTCCAGGAAGTGCTGCGCACCACCCTGGTCCGCCGCGCGTTCGAGGCGATGATCGGTGCGAAGCCCGAGGACGGCAAAACGCGGCTGGTCGCATTCAGCGATGACATGGACGGCCTGCGCAAGGTGCCCGACAATGTGCCCAACCAGGCGCTGCTCGAAGCGAACCTGCACCTGCCGCTCTCCCGCGTGCCCGACCCGTTTGAGAAGGGCCACGAAAGCTTTGCTGCGCACAACAACGCCAAGTTGCGCGAATTCCTGGACCGTTTCGGCTTCCAGTACGAATTCGTTGCCGCGAATGACATGTACAACTCCGGTCGCTTCGACGATGCGCTGCGTCAGGTCCTGCGCAAGAACCAGGCCATCCTCGACATCATGCTGCCGACGCTTCGCGAAGAACGGCGGCAGACCTATTCGCCGGTCCTGCCGATCTCGCCCAGCACGGGCCGCGTGTTGCAGGTGCCGGTCGAGGTGGTTGATGCCGAAGCAGGCACGATCCGGTTTGCCGACGAGGACGGCAGCGTAGTCGAGCAGTCTGCGCTTGGCGGCATGTCCAAGCTGCAGTGGAAGGTCGACTGGGCCATGCGCTGGTTTGCGCTCGGCGTCGATTACGAGATGTATGGCAAGGATCTCACCGATAGCGGCGTGCAGTCGGGCAGGATCGTGAAGGTTCTCGGCGGCCGCAAGCCGGAAGGCCTGATCTACGAGATGTTCCTCGACCAGAACGGCGAGAAGATCTCCAAGTCCAAGGGCAACGGCCTGTCGATCGAGGAATGGCTGCAATACGGCAGCGAGGAGAGCCTCGGCTTCTACATCTTCCCCAATCCCAAGAGCGCGAAGCAGCTGCACGTCGGCGTGATTCCGCGCGCGGTGGACGATTACTGGCAGTTCCGCGAGCGGCTGGCCGAGCAGGAGCTCGACAAGCAGCTTGGCAATCCGGTGTGGCACCTCGCGCGTGCGAATGGCGGGTTCGAGGGTTCCGAGGCGCCGGGTGCGGGCGACAGCCTGCCGGTGACCTATGGCCTGCTGCTCAACCTCGCCAGCGTGCTCGGCGCTGAGGCGAGCGAGGAATCGCTGCGTGACTATCTCGCCAGCTACATCGGGGCCGAGCGGATTACGCCGGAGCTCGATGTGCTGATCGGGACTGCGGTCGCCTATACGCGCGACTACATCGTGCCGACCCTGTCGAAGCGTGCGCCTGCCACGAACGAGGCCGAGGCGTTGCGCGCTCTCGATGCCTACCTCGCCGATGCGCCGGCGGATGCCAGCGCAGAGGATCTGCAGACCCAGGTCTATGAAATCGGCAAGCGCGAGGAATACGGTTTCGAGAACCTGCGTGACTGGTTCAAGGCGCTGTATCAGACGCTGCTTGGCAGCGACCAGGGTCCGCGCATGGGCAGTTTCATTGCGCTCTACGGTATCGAGAACAGCCGCAAGCTGATCGCAGAAGCGCTCGCCCGCGGCTGA
- a CDS encoding putative bifunctional diguanylate cyclase/phosphodiesterase, protein MTYAEEFEDRWYWETDTEGRLTYLSANVSEQIEMFGIKTVGEPIANVFSLDQSEFELTRSLKFHIVSRTAFSNYPVRGIKSLSESWWSMSGRPWFDSEGRFAGFVGSGTDLTKTRKQEATIRRLAVTDSLTGLANRQRMQDHLDTLIKLSRNKEPDCALIMLDLDGFKNVNDTLGHPVGDALLIQVAKRLAEVTGETGVVGRLGGDEFQILIPSDADIETLSSLAAGIIAGVSSPYSIEGSTITVSCSVGIALADKQSDAETLVRNADIALYAAKDGGRATYRFFEDEMLAKAKWRKELEDELRTALATNQLFLVYQPVVTTDTEKLAGFEALLRWSHPTRGFIGPAEFIPVAEDSGLIQQIGDWVLRTAINTLATLPQDLRIAVNVSPIQFSNPALLSILANALAESQIDPSRLELEITESVFLEDESKAQKTFRALKGLGVRLALDDFGTGYSSLSYLQHTPFDKIKIDQSFVRGAVDPRSRNSAIIESIVALSKALGMETTAEGVEHQDEIDLIRTLGCSHIQGYVYGSGLDLADLMPELQAGLRKMEPIGHKCSRSPRTNCLRTGSMTVNEDSKPIRIRNLSSTGALIDQVDFTEQMIGVRIMVEVFPNEMHKAEIRWIGNQEAGIQFIDPISLDDLDR, encoded by the coding sequence ATGACGTACGCGGAAGAATTCGAAGATCGCTGGTATTGGGAAACAGATACCGAAGGCCGTCTCACCTATCTTTCCGCCAACGTTTCCGAACAGATCGAAATGTTCGGCATCAAAACAGTAGGCGAACCCATCGCCAATGTATTCAGTCTCGATCAGAGCGAGTTCGAACTAACCAGATCACTGAAGTTCCATATCGTGTCGCGCACGGCATTCTCGAATTATCCGGTGCGCGGCATCAAGAGCCTGAGCGAAAGCTGGTGGTCGATGTCAGGACGCCCCTGGTTCGATTCAGAGGGCCGGTTTGCAGGCTTCGTAGGTTCGGGAACCGATCTTACGAAAACACGCAAGCAGGAAGCCACGATCAGGCGGCTTGCGGTCACCGATAGCCTGACCGGGCTTGCGAACCGCCAGCGCATGCAGGACCATCTCGATACGCTGATCAAACTGTCGCGCAACAAGGAACCCGATTGCGCATTGATCATGCTCGATCTCGACGGTTTCAAGAACGTCAACGACACGCTGGGCCACCCTGTCGGCGATGCCTTGTTGATACAAGTAGCCAAGAGACTGGCAGAGGTAACCGGTGAAACAGGCGTTGTCGGACGCCTCGGAGGTGACGAGTTCCAGATCCTGATACCCAGCGATGCGGACATCGAAACCCTGTCCAGCTTGGCTGCCGGGATTATCGCGGGGGTCTCTTCGCCCTACAGCATCGAGGGTTCCACGATCACGGTTAGCTGTTCTGTCGGAATCGCTCTCGCCGACAAGCAATCCGACGCCGAGACCCTCGTCAGGAACGCCGACATCGCGCTATATGCTGCCAAGGACGGAGGCAGGGCGACTTATCGTTTCTTCGAAGATGAAATGCTGGCCAAGGCCAAGTGGCGCAAGGAATTGGAGGATGAACTCCGCACGGCCCTCGCGACCAATCAATTGTTCTTGGTCTATCAGCCGGTCGTAACGACGGATACCGAGAAGCTTGCCGGTTTCGAAGCCTTGCTGCGATGGTCGCATCCGACAAGGGGCTTCATCGGTCCGGCGGAATTCATCCCAGTTGCCGAAGACAGCGGCCTGATCCAGCAAATCGGAGACTGGGTTCTGCGCACCGCCATCAATACTCTGGCGACATTGCCTCAGGATTTGCGGATCGCCGTCAACGTGTCGCCGATCCAGTTTTCCAATCCGGCCCTGCTGTCGATCCTCGCCAACGCCCTTGCCGAGAGCCAGATCGACCCCTCGCGCCTCGAACTGGAGATCACGGAAAGTGTCTTCCTGGAAGACGAAAGCAAAGCGCAGAAAACGTTCAGGGCGCTCAAGGGCCTGGGCGTACGTTTGGCGCTCGATGATTTCGGGACCGGGTATTCCAGCCTGTCTTATCTCCAGCACACGCCTTTCGATAAGATCAAGATCGACCAGAGCTTTGTACGCGGCGCGGTCGATCCGCGCAGCAGGAACTCTGCGATCATCGAATCGATTGTCGCGCTTTCGAAAGCTCTGGGCATGGAAACCACGGCAGAAGGCGTGGAGCACCAGGACGAGATAGACCTTATCAGAACGCTGGGTTGCAGCCACATCCAGGGATATGTCTATGGCTCGGGACTGGACCTTGCAGACCTGATGCCCGAACTCCAGGCCGGCCTGCGCAAGATGGAACCCATCGGGCACAAGTGCAGCCGCAGTCCCCGCACAAACTGCCTGCGGACCGGCAGCATGACAGTCAACGAGGACAGCAAGCCGATACGCATCAGAAACCTTTCAAGTACCGGCGCCCTCATCGATCAGGTCGACTTCACCGAACAGATGATCGGTGTACGGATCATGGTAGAAGTGTTCCCCAACGAAATGCACAAAGCCGAAATCCGTTGGATCGGCAATCAGGAAGCAGGGATCCAGTTCATCGACCCGATTTCCCTTGATGATCTGGACCGCTGA
- a CDS encoding MFS transporter, with protein sequence MPFGKGRSLESSGPLRLFTIFLLYAGQGIPLGLFDFAIPAWMAVNGASAADIGFLVAMSAGPWSFKFIAGFLIDRYAILSMGRRRSWIIGAQAVIVAFLIIFAILNPGAKDVILLGMVALAVNTAVVFQDVAVDALTVDILKEEERAIGGSLATGGQVLGIAASASLAGLIVYSLGAGAAYLVCAGLVLVVTAHLIWLTERNGERRLPWTQGTTHPFNLTYAPEGWLPMLKSTLRNTSAPVSLAWIPVIMVKGLVYGTCLVFFPLVASQFGGWSEAEIGSVNGTAQLVAGIVSIAIGGFFVAKIGAQRAMLLFTICSIVLLVWMLTSQSAWAEPGNITIFGFGWTIIYVLGGIGQVVIIMRLSPPRIAAAQYSIYMACSNMGITLAGIVIAAVAIFSTPEGMLMLLIGGQVLAGLILLVVKFPTTQIGRSTGPDGQASSAPQAERA encoded by the coding sequence ATGCCGTTTGGTAAAGGCCGGTCCCTTGAATCGAGCGGTCCGCTGCGCCTTTTTACAATCTTCCTGCTGTACGCGGGTCAAGGCATCCCGCTCGGCCTGTTCGATTTCGCGATCCCGGCATGGATGGCGGTAAATGGGGCGAGCGCGGCGGATATCGGGTTCCTTGTTGCGATGAGCGCCGGTCCCTGGAGCTTCAAATTCATCGCTGGCTTCCTGATCGACCGTTACGCAATTCTTTCGATGGGACGACGGCGAAGCTGGATCATCGGGGCGCAAGCGGTAATCGTCGCTTTCTTGATCATCTTCGCAATTCTGAACCCGGGTGCGAAGGACGTCATCCTGCTTGGCATGGTGGCGCTGGCCGTGAATACGGCTGTGGTGTTCCAGGATGTCGCTGTCGATGCGCTAACGGTCGATATCCTGAAAGAGGAAGAGCGCGCCATCGGCGGCTCCCTTGCAACGGGCGGACAGGTGCTTGGCATCGCGGCGTCGGCATCGCTTGCCGGCCTGATTGTCTATTCGTTGGGGGCTGGTGCGGCCTATCTAGTGTGCGCCGGACTGGTGCTGGTCGTCACGGCGCATCTGATCTGGCTGACGGAGCGCAATGGCGAACGGCGTCTGCCATGGACGCAAGGCACCACGCATCCCTTCAATCTGACCTATGCGCCCGAAGGATGGTTGCCGATGCTGAAATCAACGCTGCGCAACACCTCCGCGCCAGTCAGCCTCGCCTGGATCCCGGTAATCATGGTCAAGGGTCTGGTGTACGGCACCTGCCTCGTTTTCTTTCCACTCGTTGCCTCGCAATTTGGAGGCTGGAGCGAGGCCGAGATCGGGTCCGTCAACGGGACCGCGCAGCTGGTCGCTGGCATCGTGTCCATCGCGATAGGCGGGTTTTTCGTCGCTAAGATCGGCGCGCAGCGCGCGATGCTGCTTTTCACAATCTGCTCGATCGTGCTGCTGGTCTGGATGCTGACAAGCCAATCGGCCTGGGCGGAACCCGGCAACATTACGATTTTCGGTTTCGGCTGGACGATAATCTACGTGCTAGGCGGAATCGGGCAGGTCGTGATCATCATGCGGCTGAGCCCGCCAAGGATCGCGGCGGCGCAATACTCGATCTACATGGCATGTTCGAACATGGGGATCACGCTCGCGGGCATCGTGATTGCCGCGGTGGCGATTTTTTCCACGCCTGAAGGCATGCTGATGCTGTTGATCGGCGGGCAGGTCTTGGCGGGATTGATCCTGCTGGTGGTCAAATTTCCTACCACGCAGATAGGCAGGTCAACCGGACCGGACGGCCAGGCATCATCCGCTCCGCAGGCCGAGCGCGCGTGA
- a CDS encoding MFS transporter — protein MQDASLDVATRQQRAWPSMVEHKPLRFAATMILYFMQGVPLGLTFLVFPPWFAANGASALEVGAFIGFATLPWSLKPLAGLLMDRYAYRPMGRRRAWILIAQACMVAVLVALAIDGPDITEIALLATYCFILNVCGIVNDVAVDGMTIDLVPIEERGAINGCMYGSQIVGVSVIGFIGGQLVLSGGTTSVAILCAILVAVPSFIVGLFRERPGERLMPWTSGRPSAECEALQQDRWWPLLKEVVSSLATVRIVTFLIAFILLMITWVQTETVSPTLAVQRLGWSSDGYSSFASAVALAAGLFGIVSTGFLIKWFGIVRLALANGLILIVAALLAGSTFAAWDGDTLFVAVFVVQTVAITLVSILMIAWGMMQSNPAVAASQFAVIMAIPNFGRSAMAGASGPVIESHGYGATYFITAAVTAVGLAVFLFAARGGPQTADANEASAESR, from the coding sequence ATGCAAGACGCAAGCTTGGACGTCGCTACTCGCCAACAGCGCGCATGGCCATCGATGGTCGAACACAAGCCGCTGCGCTTTGCGGCAACGATGATCCTGTATTTCATGCAGGGCGTGCCCCTGGGGCTGACCTTTCTGGTTTTCCCGCCATGGTTCGCGGCAAACGGGGCGAGCGCGCTTGAGGTAGGAGCCTTCATAGGGTTCGCCACGCTGCCGTGGTCCCTGAAGCCGCTCGCCGGCCTGCTGATGGATCGGTATGCCTATCGCCCGATGGGACGCCGCCGGGCGTGGATCCTGATCGCGCAAGCCTGCATGGTCGCGGTGCTTGTGGCCCTCGCGATAGACGGCCCCGACATCACCGAGATCGCGCTGTTAGCCACCTACTGTTTCATCCTGAACGTCTGCGGGATCGTCAACGATGTCGCCGTCGATGGCATGACTATCGATCTCGTTCCAATCGAAGAACGCGGCGCGATCAACGGTTGCATGTACGGGTCCCAGATTGTCGGGGTTTCGGTGATCGGATTTATTGGCGGCCAGCTCGTCCTGAGCGGCGGGACGACCTCTGTGGCGATCCTTTGCGCCATCCTCGTTGCCGTACCGTCCTTCATCGTCGGTTTGTTTCGAGAGCGACCGGGCGAGCGGCTGATGCCATGGACGAGCGGCCGCCCCTCCGCCGAATGCGAAGCTCTGCAGCAGGACCGATGGTGGCCCTTGCTCAAGGAGGTCGTAAGCTCCCTGGCGACCGTACGAATCGTCACCTTTTTGATCGCCTTCATTCTGCTGATGATCACCTGGGTCCAGACAGAAACCGTTAGCCCCACTCTGGCCGTTCAGCGGCTGGGCTGGTCGAGCGACGGTTACAGCAGCTTTGCATCAGCTGTCGCACTCGCCGCCGGCCTGTTCGGAATCGTCTCAACGGGCTTTCTGATCAAATGGTTCGGGATCGTTCGCCTGGCCTTGGCCAACGGGCTCATTCTCATCGTGGCCGCGTTGCTCGCGGGAAGCACTTTCGCCGCATGGGACGGCGATACGCTCTTTGTGGCGGTTTTCGTCGTGCAGACCGTCGCGATAACCTTGGTGTCGATCCTCATGATCGCCTGGGGCATGATGCAAAGCAATCCGGCGGTCGCGGCCAGCCAGTTTGCTGTCATCATGGCCATTCCGAATTTCGGACGATCGGCTATGGCCGGAGCATCCGGCCCCGTCATCGAAAGCCACGGCTATGGGGCGACGTATTTCATCACCGCCGCCGTGACAGCCGTGGGGCTGGCCGTGTTCCTTTTCGCAGCGCGCGGAGGACCGCAAACCGCTGACGCTAACGAAGCCTCGGCGGAGAGCCGATAA
- a CDS encoding winged helix-turn-helix domain-containing tetratricopeptide repeat protein: MDVLVYLIEHTGEVATRDQIIDHVWFFNPGADESLTRAISILRKVFSADHAQQPYITTVWKRGYVLMAETRRSQSPALREEHGSGPVLEDRQSGDFSVAVLPFMNMSQAPEDAFLADGITRDLTMLLSRVPRLHVAAYSSALTIEEGTTPLPCIAERLGVRYIVSGSLERRGEEFQLRTALMDGMGNSQVWAQRIDSTLDRFFKVQDKIVLDVSTSTASALVVSHAKELQARRRFQLSAYELVQRAEALRLNYNRSTAQEIVQLLERAVAIQPDDAAVHAALAVQLTQNVTSKFDDTPAETFAMAKRHVETAIACAPDDPDVLSAAGITATMMGNSRLAVRNLTRAVELDPNNPHALAVLGWQHCWLYGDRTGIEMIETAETRAPHHPRYALWAHYRGHCEVRLGDLEAAIEAYRDCNFRNPDYSLNLVTLAAALAFAGYSDEARNVIERIRHVAPDYSMADYRRLVERMIYWFGDYPTGDEMIAALQDAWDAIPG, encoded by the coding sequence ATGGACGTGCTGGTTTACCTTATCGAGCACACCGGCGAAGTCGCGACCCGCGACCAGATCATCGACCATGTCTGGTTCTTCAATCCGGGTGCGGATGAAAGTCTGACGCGCGCGATTTCGATTTTGCGGAAGGTATTCAGCGCGGATCATGCGCAGCAGCCCTACATAACCACGGTCTGGAAGCGTGGCTATGTACTGATGGCCGAGACCCGCCGGTCGCAATCGCCGGCTTTACGCGAAGAGCATGGCAGCGGTCCGGTTTTGGAGGATCGGCAGTCCGGCGATTTCTCGGTCGCGGTGCTGCCCTTTATGAACATGTCGCAAGCTCCAGAGGACGCGTTTCTGGCCGATGGCATAACACGCGACCTCACCATGCTGCTGTCGCGCGTGCCGAGGCTGCATGTTGCGGCGTACAGTTCCGCCTTGACCATCGAGGAAGGAACTACGCCCCTGCCATGCATCGCAGAGCGTCTGGGGGTGCGCTACATCGTCAGCGGGTCGCTGGAGCGGCGCGGGGAAGAATTTCAGTTACGCACGGCTCTGATGGATGGGATGGGCAATTCCCAGGTCTGGGCGCAGCGAATTGACAGCACGCTCGACCGGTTTTTCAAAGTCCAGGACAAGATCGTACTCGACGTGTCGACATCCACGGCGAGCGCATTGGTGGTTTCGCATGCCAAGGAATTGCAGGCCCGCCGGCGGTTTCAGCTCAGTGCCTATGAACTGGTGCAAAGGGCCGAGGCGCTGCGTCTCAATTACAATCGATCGACGGCTCAAGAAATTGTCCAGTTGCTGGAGCGAGCCGTGGCCATCCAGCCCGATGACGCTGCCGTTCACGCCGCGTTAGCCGTCCAACTGACCCAGAACGTCACCAGCAAGTTTGACGACACCCCGGCAGAAACCTTCGCGATGGCCAAGCGCCACGTGGAAACAGCCATCGCCTGCGCGCCAGACGATCCCGACGTGTTATCCGCGGCAGGAATTACTGCCACTATGATGGGTAATTCCCGCCTTGCCGTTCGCAACCTGACCCGCGCGGTCGAGCTCGACCCAAATAATCCCCATGCCTTGGCCGTATTGGGGTGGCAGCACTGCTGGCTCTACGGGGACCGTACCGGCATCGAGATGATCGAAACTGCGGAGACCCGCGCCCCGCATCATCCGCGCTACGCGTTATGGGCGCACTATCGTGGGCATTGCGAAGTGCGATTGGGCGATCTCGAGGCGGCAATCGAGGCATACCGGGACTGCAATTTCCGCAATCCCGACTACAGCCTGAACCTCGTGACGCTGGCCGCGGCGCTCGCCTTTGCCGGGTACAGCGACGAGGCGCGGAACGTCATCGAGCGGATCAGGCACGTCGCCCCTGACTATTCCATGGCGGATTACCGGAGGCTGGTCGAACGGATGATCTATTGGTTCGGAGATTACCCTACCGGCGATGAGATGATCGCGGCCCTACAGGACGCATGGGACGCGATACCCGGCTGA